The following proteins are co-located in the Candidatus Alcyoniella australis genome:
- the smc gene encoding chromosome segregation protein SMC: MKIKQIEFFGFKSFADRTVLAFDEEISAIVGPNGCGKSNLLDGLRWVMGEMSAKSLRGSAMADVIFAGTDERKPMGMAEINLVLDTSAGAPAGYEGCAEIMITRRLYRSAESEYLINKVPCRLRDINELFMDTGLGVRAYSMIEQGQIDRLIAAKPLQRRSLIEEAAGITKYKARKDEALRKVDSTQQNMLRVNDLIAEITRSVNSLARQAGKARRYHEFKTELRGIDLAVSAREYAGLQFDSDLINGRMARIARQVEQAAGGLEAEELAIQDNRLTLLELEKRLNNWQSELFEIHSAIQAAETEYEHLTREAGKLEQSIESAQAEIADYGNRRDQLESERDKLAKERNALLVTISESDGELANLESQLIEARGTVEQLASGLDEQKSELVDLLTEEAQLKGSREAAAARIADAQERNSEGSQRLTANAEQNDELSARLSEIESDLAALTKSEQEAGAERDDLARRRQALLDEGSGLGERYEDIKGELESRRVRLKSLKAMRDNLEGYQRGVQSILRHAGGDHPEPLNVRGVVADFLDTDQRYETALEAVLGDRLQGVVVDDQTCGISAIEYLKSSSAGRSTFIPMNLRQQVPNQFGNTALSMAECPLREVVNVKTGYETVADYLLGDTLLVKDIDTAHRVWKANGYRGMLVTIEGELLDDRGAMTGGTPESVQSGILQAKREIKQLEQEISGLAKSYTAAESSYLMNKGLAQKVADKLEQAQEQLRRLHIDRINIENARDNAGSELRDLGSERQRLTDEGSALVQRAERDGKLLADAEQRLSTIVAERERIGGTVRELDARLRTDRAALDNSLAELSERRIEISALRERADQLGSSLTRIERSRADLGSVVERRNREIASAGQRLEQIAATKTELKTKLGTLHAQRDEHAAGLRKVQEEYESGRSALTERESGLKRRQREIDRLRDEQRSCDVSLTEARMKLEHVTGQVIERYNIELTQQAAQHLEFESDPVAQSQRRRDLRQKIEQMGEVNPNAVEEHAEQRERLEFYTTQREDLLKAMDTLKRTITRINQTSRKLFSETFERVNEQFQAVIPILFGGGSARLELTESDDVLEAGLDIVVRPPGKRLTNVSLLSGGEKALAAIGLIFSLFLIKPSPFCVLDEVDAPLDDSNIDRFNSLLHEMNQHSQLVLITHNKRTMEIANQLYGVTMEEKGVSKIVSVKLN, encoded by the coding sequence ATGAAGATCAAACAAATAGAATTTTTCGGATTCAAGTCGTTCGCCGACCGAACCGTGCTCGCCTTTGACGAGGAGATCAGCGCGATCGTCGGGCCCAACGGCTGCGGCAAATCCAACCTGCTCGACGGCCTGCGCTGGGTAATGGGCGAGATGAGCGCCAAGAGCCTGCGCGGTTCGGCCATGGCCGACGTAATTTTTGCCGGCACGGACGAGCGCAAGCCGATGGGCATGGCCGAGATCAACCTGGTGCTCGACACCTCGGCCGGCGCGCCCGCGGGCTACGAGGGCTGCGCCGAGATCATGATCACCCGCCGACTCTACCGCTCGGCCGAGAGCGAATACCTGATCAACAAGGTCCCCTGCCGCCTGCGCGACATCAACGAGCTGTTCATGGACACCGGCCTGGGCGTACGCGCCTACTCGATGATCGAGCAGGGTCAGATCGACCGGCTGATCGCGGCCAAGCCGCTGCAGCGGCGGTCCTTGATCGAGGAGGCCGCGGGGATCACCAAGTACAAGGCGCGCAAGGACGAGGCGTTGCGCAAGGTCGATTCGACCCAGCAAAACATGCTGCGGGTCAACGATCTGATCGCCGAGATCACGCGTTCGGTCAACTCATTGGCGCGTCAGGCGGGCAAGGCGCGGCGCTATCACGAGTTCAAAACCGAGTTGCGCGGGATCGACCTGGCGGTCTCGGCGCGGGAGTACGCGGGTCTGCAATTCGACTCCGACCTGATCAACGGACGCATGGCGCGCATCGCGCGGCAGGTCGAGCAGGCCGCGGGCGGCCTCGAGGCCGAGGAACTGGCAATCCAGGACAACCGGCTGACGCTGCTCGAGCTGGAGAAACGGCTGAACAACTGGCAAAGCGAGCTGTTCGAGATCCATAGCGCAATCCAGGCCGCCGAGACCGAGTACGAGCACCTGACGCGCGAGGCGGGCAAGCTCGAGCAATCGATCGAGTCGGCCCAGGCCGAGATCGCGGACTACGGCAACCGCCGCGACCAGCTCGAGTCCGAGCGCGACAAGCTGGCCAAGGAGCGCAACGCGCTGCTGGTCACGATCTCCGAGTCGGACGGCGAGCTGGCGAACCTCGAGTCGCAACTGATCGAGGCGCGGGGCACAGTCGAGCAACTGGCGTCCGGGCTCGACGAGCAAAAGAGCGAGCTGGTCGATCTGCTGACCGAGGAGGCGCAGCTCAAGGGCTCGCGCGAGGCGGCCGCGGCGCGCATTGCCGACGCTCAGGAGCGCAACAGCGAGGGGTCCCAGCGGCTGACAGCCAACGCCGAGCAAAACGACGAACTCAGCGCGCGGCTGAGCGAGATCGAGTCCGACCTGGCCGCCCTGACCAAGAGCGAACAAGAGGCGGGCGCGGAACGCGACGACCTGGCCCGGCGGCGGCAGGCGCTGCTCGACGAGGGGAGCGGCCTGGGCGAACGCTACGAAGACATCAAGGGCGAGCTGGAAAGCCGCCGCGTGCGACTAAAATCGCTCAAGGCGATGCGCGACAACCTCGAGGGCTACCAGCGCGGCGTGCAGAGCATCCTGCGCCACGCGGGCGGCGACCACCCCGAGCCGCTGAACGTGCGCGGTGTGGTGGCCGACTTCCTGGACACCGACCAGCGCTACGAGACCGCGCTCGAGGCGGTGCTGGGCGACCGGCTGCAGGGCGTGGTGGTCGACGATCAGACCTGCGGCATCTCGGCCATCGAGTACCTCAAGTCCAGCTCGGCCGGACGCTCGACCTTCATCCCGATGAACCTACGGCAGCAGGTCCCCAACCAGTTCGGCAACACCGCGCTGTCCATGGCCGAGTGCCCGCTACGCGAGGTGGTCAACGTCAAGACCGGCTACGAGACCGTGGCCGACTACCTGCTGGGCGACACGCTGCTGGTCAAGGACATCGACACCGCGCACCGAGTGTGGAAGGCCAACGGCTACCGCGGAATGCTGGTAACGATCGAGGGCGAGCTGCTGGACGACCGCGGCGCAATGACCGGCGGCACGCCCGAGTCCGTGCAATCGGGCATTTTGCAAGCCAAGCGCGAGATCAAACAGCTCGAACAAGAGATCAGCGGCCTGGCCAAATCGTACACCGCCGCCGAGTCCTCCTACCTGATGAACAAAGGTCTGGCCCAGAAGGTCGCGGACAAGCTCGAGCAGGCCCAGGAGCAACTGCGGCGGCTGCACATCGACCGCATCAACATTGAAAACGCCCGCGACAACGCCGGGTCCGAGCTGCGCGACCTGGGGTCCGAGCGGCAGCGGCTGACCGACGAGGGCTCCGCCCTGGTCCAGCGCGCCGAACGTGACGGCAAACTGCTGGCCGACGCCGAGCAGCGGCTGAGCACCATCGTCGCGGAGCGCGAACGGATCGGCGGCACGGTGCGCGAACTCGACGCACGGCTGCGGACCGATCGCGCGGCGCTCGACAACTCGCTGGCCGAACTCTCCGAACGGCGGATCGAGATCAGCGCCCTGCGCGAACGGGCCGACCAGCTGGGTTCGAGCCTGACCCGCATCGAGAGATCCCGCGCGGACCTGGGTTCGGTGGTCGAGCGCCGCAATCGCGAGATCGCCTCCGCCGGACAACGGCTGGAGCAGATCGCCGCGACCAAGACCGAGCTCAAGACCAAGCTGGGCACGCTGCACGCACAGCGCGACGAGCACGCGGCGGGCCTGCGCAAAGTCCAAGAGGAATACGAGTCCGGACGCTCGGCCCTGACCGAACGCGAATCAGGGCTCAAACGCCGCCAACGCGAGATCGACCGCCTGCGCGACGAACAGCGCTCGTGCGATGTCAGCCTGACCGAGGCGCGGATGAAGCTCGAACACGTCACCGGCCAGGTGATTGAGCGCTACAACATCGAACTGACCCAGCAGGCCGCGCAACACCTCGAGTTCGAGTCCGACCCCGTGGCCCAGTCCCAACGGCGGCGCGACCTGCGGCAGAAGATCGAGCAGATGGGCGAGGTCAACCCCAACGCGGTGGAGGAACACGCCGAACAACGGGAGCGGCTCGAGTTCTACACCACCCAGCGCGAGGACCTGCTCAAGGCGATGGACACGCTCAAACGCACCATCACCCGTATCAACCAAACCTCGCGCAAACTGTTCAGCGAGACCTTCGAGCGGGTCAACGAGCAGTTCCAGGCGGTGATTCCAATTTTGTTCGGCGGCGGCAGCGCCCGGCTCGAGCTTACCGAGTCCGACGACGTGCTCGAGGCCGGACTCGATATCGTGGTGCGCCCTCCGGGCAAACGCCTGACCAACGTCTCGCTGCTCTCCGGCGGCGAAAAGGCGCTGGCGGCCATCGGCCTGATCTTCTCGCTGTTCCTGATCAAGCCCAGCCCGTTCTGCGTGCTCGACGAGGTCGACGCGCCCCTGGACGACAGCAACATCGACCGCTTCAACTCGCTGCTGCACGAGATGAACCAGCACAGTCAGCTGGTGCTGATTACGCATAATAAGCGAACCATGGAGATAGCTAATCAGCTATACGGGGTTACCATGGAAGAGAAGGGGGTCAGTAAGATCGTTTCGGTGAAACTGAACTGA
- a CDS encoding HEPN domain-containing protein — protein MDAKTKFDKVIARAISLCDLHERLETNGIPNGTVVDLSLDDLLRSALMLGVSGMDAYFRDKFLDRLVPYVTKKKTPKTLEKPLSDAGVSMSDVLELLNNQRPHRTLRNKIANWLLEKPMHDLRQVDDLFLGFGIKKLTENAAKKSGAPTINKKVSDAVNRRHNIAHYGDYFAGRSKLKEIKRDWTKRQLNWISRLVKEADSIIASATS, from the coding sequence GTGGACGCAAAAACGAAATTCGATAAAGTGATTGCCCGCGCGATAAGTTTGTGTGATCTTCACGAAAGGCTTGAAACAAATGGCATTCCAAACGGAACCGTGGTTGATCTGTCGCTTGATGATCTGCTGCGATCAGCCCTTATGCTTGGTGTTTCAGGAATGGATGCCTATTTTAGGGACAAGTTCTTAGACCGACTTGTCCCATATGTGACGAAGAAAAAAACACCCAAAACACTTGAAAAGCCTTTGTCTGACGCTGGGGTGTCAATGAGCGATGTTCTTGAACTTCTCAACAACCAACGTCCACACAGAACCTTGAGGAATAAAATTGCAAACTGGCTGCTAGAAAAACCGATGCACGACCTTCGTCAAGTTGATGATCTGTTTCTTGGATTCGGAATTAAAAAACTGACGGAGAACGCTGCCAAGAAAAGTGGCGCACCCACTATAAACAAGAAGGTTTCTGACGCTGTCAATCGGCGTCACAATATCGCGCACTATGGTGATTACTTTGCAGGCAGGAGTAAGTTAAAAGAAATCAAGCGCGATTGGACAAAACGCCAATTGAACTGGATTTCTAGACTTGTGAAAGAGGCAGACTCGATTATCGCGTCAGCGACTTCGTAG